Proteins from a genomic interval of Tiliqua scincoides isolate rTilSci1 chromosome 11, rTilSci1.hap2, whole genome shotgun sequence:
- the ZNF703 gene encoding zinc finger protein 703, whose amino-acid sequence MSGSPAGSNARTSPSSTSSSLSPPGASCPALAHLPPEDPLRQANRLPIRVLKMLSAHGGHLLHPEYLQPLSSTPVSPIELDAKKSPLALLAQTCSQIGKPDPPPASKLNSGASSASLSGSDKESGSRAASTTLKQLGDPPVEDKSSFKPYSKGGGGGGGDPRKDGGLASQTGPGSEKTSFRVPSATCPPFPPHVSAAPSSSSTSSSPGGSRGSSPQHTDCKGPDDKKELEVVAKASPDGSQGAGGSRASSGAGSVEPGALGEATSGRKSEPPALTASSGHVAPVSPYKPGHSVFPLPPSSIGYHGSIVGAYAGYPSQFVPSLDPTKPSLVSSQLPGALGLPGKPPSSSPLTGASPPSFMQGLCRDPYCLSYHSTSHLGTSNCSSCVHDPGSLKSGYPLVYPAHPLHTTLSSATPSLPGHPLYTYGFMLQNDALPHICNWVSASGPCDKRFSTSEELLAHLRTHTTLPGAEKLLAGYPTSGLGSAASCHLHLPPTAPGSPSSLPGSLSLRSPHTLGLSRYHPYGKSHLPTAGALPVPSLPAAGPYYSPYALYGQRLTSASALGYQ is encoded by the exons ATGAGCGGCTCGCCCGCTGGATCTAACGCCAGGACATcgcccagcagcaccagcagctccctcTCGCCTCCCGGAGCCTCCTGCCCGGCGCTCGCGCACTTGCCCCCGGAGGACCCCCTGCGCCAGGCGAACCGGCTGCCCATCAGGGTGCTGAAGATGCTGAGCGCCCACGGCGGACACCTCCTGCACCCGGAATACCTGCAGCCCCTCTCCTCCACGCCCGTCAGCCCCATCGAG ctggATGCCAAGAAGAGCCCCCTGGCACTGTTGGCACAGACCTGCTCTCAGATCGGCAAGCCAGACCCACCACCCGCCTCTAAACTCAACTCGGGCGCTTCCTCTGCCAGCCTCTCAGGCTCCGACAAGGAGTCAGGCAGCCGGGCAGCCTCAACCACCCTCAAGCAGCTGGGTGATCCACCCGTGGAGGACAAGTCAAGCTTCAAGCCTTACTCCAAAGgcggtggaggaggaggtggtgatcCACGCAAAGACGGTGGCCTGGCAAGCCAGACCGGCCCTGGCAGCGAGAAGACCAGCTTCCGAGTCCCCAGCGCCACCTGCCCACCTTTCCCACCACATGTCTCTGCTGCCCCCTCATCatcttccacctcctcctcccccggtGGCTCCCGGGGCAGCTCTCCGCAGCACACTGATTGCAAAGGCCCTGACGACAAGAAGGAGCTGGAGGTGGTGGCCAAGGCCAGCCCTGACGGCTCGCAGGGGGCCGGCGGGAGCAGGGCCAGCAGTGGCGCAGGCAGCGTGGAGCCTGGGGCACTTGGTGAGGCCACTTCTGGACGCAAGTCGGAGCCTCCGGCCCTCACAGCCTCCTCGGGCCATGTGGCCCCAGTGTCCCCCTACAAGCCGGGGCACTCggtcttccccttgcccccctccagcatTGGCTACCATGGCTCCATCGTTGGGGCCTATGCGGGTTACCCTTCGCAGTTTGTGCCCAGCCTGGATCCTACCAAGCCCAGCCTGGTGAGCAGTCAGTTGCCGGGGGCCTTGGGGTTGCCGGGCAAGCCCCCCAGCTCCAGCCCCTTGACAGGGGCCTCTCCCCCGTCCTTCATGCAAGGATTATGCCGTGACCCCTATTGCCTGAGCTACCACAGCACCTCCCACCTGGGCACCAGCAACTGCTCCAGCTGCGTGCACGACCCGGGCAGCCTGAAAAGCGGATACCCCCTGGTGTACCCTGCCCACCCGCTGCACACCACCCTCTCCAGCGCCACACCCAGCCTGCCGGGCCACCCGCTCTACACCTACGGCTTCATGCTCCAGAACGACGCCCTGCCCCACATATGCAACTGGGTGTCGGCCAGCGGACCCTGTGACAAGAGGTTTTCCACCTCCGAGGAACTCCTGGCCCACTTGCGGACCCACACGACCCTTCCTGGGGCGGAGAAACTCTTGGCTGGCTACCCGACCTCCGGGCTGGGCTCGGCCGCATCTTGTCACCTCCATCTTCCACCCACCGCTCCGGGCAGCCCCAGCTCCTTACCGGGGTCCCTGTCCTTGAGGAGCCCACACACTTTGGGACTAAGCCGGTACCACCCGTATGGTAAGAGCCATTTGCCCACAGCTGGAGCGTTACCAGTGCCCTCCTTGCCAGCGGCCGGACCCTACTACTCCCCATATGCCCTCTATGGCCAAAGACTGACTTCAGCCTCTGCACTTGGATATCAGTGA